From the genome of Lasioglossum baleicum chromosome 13, iyLasBale1, whole genome shotgun sequence, one region includes:
- the LOC143214824 gene encoding uncharacterized protein LOC143214824, with protein sequence MCAITRLLSYALPLLLPAVVASIGVEQSASSFETVHTSNAAILNRLGLAPLQISDGHHKKRFTGPEPAGFHQPYSRRHGHRDSHVYIVKLPASPPYYTITKPHKSLKDEKITKTGPNFPVGFQGNGKPAKIYHWNLPVVKKINEKKRLQTQLKIDQAKKKLEDAKKHQGAKTFREDVLKVASKTGHEAATENKRHFGADNNRISVGQKQVAVKHVRNNDKRLSYPDLEDKTGETAKKSNAGNKSYRLNDSGVHRIHLTNELHGSRNTAKVKKHRKKAAMSYYAPIASKSGPTSIHKNFSGNGKPKAFYVMEKSRKPVYYHPLLP encoded by the coding sequence ATTACTGAGCTACGCGCTCCCATTGTTGCTGCCGGCGGTGGTGGCTTCGATCGGCGTCGAGCAATCCGCCTCGAGTTTCGAGACGGTTCACACCAGCAACGCGGCGATCCTGAACCGTCTGGGTCTGGCTCCGCTTCAGATCTCCGATGGTCACCATAAGAAGCGATTTACGGGTCCGGAGCCGGCTGGGTTCCATCAGCCGTACAGTCGTCGTCACGGTCACCGGGACAGCCACGTGTACATCGTGAAGCTGCCTGCGAGTCCTCCGTACTACACCATCACGAAACCCCATAAATCTCTGAAAGACGAGAAGATCACCAAGACAGGGCCGAACTTCCCGGTAGGTTTTCAAGGGAACGGGAAACCGGCAAAAATCTATCACTGGAACTTGCCGGTGGTGAAGAAGATCAACGAGAAGAAGAGGCTGCAGACGCAGCTGAAGATAGATCAAGCGAAGAAGAAGTTAGAGGACGCGAAGAAGCACCAGGGAGCCAAGACTTTCCGCGAGGATGTGCTGAAAGTAGCCTCGAAGACTGGCCACGAAGCCGCGACGGAGAACAAGCGACACTTCGGCGCGGATAACAATAGAATCTCCGTCGGTCAGAAGCAAGTTGCGGTGAAACATGTTCGGAACAACGATAAGCGACTCAGCTATCCCGATCTCGAGGACAAGACCGGCGAGACAGCGAAGAAGAGTAACGCGGGGAACAAGAGCTACAGGTTGAACGATTCCGGTGTGCACAGGATCCACCTGACCAACGAGCTTCACGGCTCGAGGAACACCGCCAAGGTGAAGAAGCACCGGAAGAAGGCGGCCATGTCCTACTACGCGCCGATCGCCAGCAAATCCGGGCCCACGAGTATCCACAAAAACTTCTCCGGGAACGGAAAGCCGAAAGCGTTCTACGTGATGGAGAAGAGTCGCAAGCCCGTCTACTATCATCCCCTTTTACCTTAA